The genome window AGTGGAAATCTAGAGAACTAAGTCTGGCTTTATGGTGGCAAAGCTGCTACTTATGCTAGATGACGTGTAGATTTTGTTTCTTGCTCCCCTCCCACCGGTGTACTCTATTTGCAAATTACATCATCTGGTTTTACACTTAATCTTATACATTGTAAGCATCTAGTATTATCTCTTTCATCTGGTATGATACATTTTGTTATCAATAATTTAGGTTTGTAAGTACACTTAATCCCGTGCCAACTAATTACACTGTAATAATGTGCGGaagtttcaacagaggtactgAAACCTCTGAATTCTTGAAATTCCAGCTAGCTTGTTGTTGAAACAAATACTAGACGTGATAATAATAAAGTACCCCTCTTTTTGAGTAAATGTTCTGAATTTCTGGATCTTCTTTCCAATTCTGACATTTATATATCCTCTGTTCTTCCTGCAGAACTGCAGGTCTCACTTCTTTCCCTGATTATTTGGTGCTGCATATGCGAAAATTTGTCATGGAGGCAGGCTGGGTGCCAAAAAAGCTTGGTAAAATTCttgtatttttgaattttgccTTTTCACCTTTACCACTTTACTGAACACCGATGACTGATAGTACCTGCTCTTTTCGGTTGGCCATGTAGATGTTTACATAGAGGTTCCAGACACACTAGACATCAGCTTTATGCGCAGTAGGGGTCTTCAGCCAGGGGAAGAGCTATTACCTGAAGATGGTATGTGCTACactataacatttatacttagTTAACCCGgtaaaatgattaatttttttttatagtggTGCAGGGTGGGGGTCATTCTTATTAGTCTATGTTACAGATGTGTTTTGTTGGTTGTGTAATTATGTTCTAGATATTGTAACTATTATTATCAGCATGTTAAATCTTCTAAGcttttttaaaatagaatagaTCTGCATTAACATCGAGGTCTGTGAGTTCTTTGTCGTAGTTATGTTCGAGAATATATCGTGTTTTTGGCTTTCAATTAAGCTACCTTTCTTGCATCATTATATCTTGTCTTGGCATAAATCTTGCATGCTTCTTATTTCTTAACCTTTTTGATAGTTTTGTCCTTAAGTTTTATCACGTATATATACACGCACACATATTTGAAAGTTATATGTCTGTGCAGTTGGTGATCATGAAGTAGAAGTGCCGAAAATCTTACCAAATGAAGACATTGTTTCACAGCTTGTGGCCATGGGATTTAATTACTTGCACTGTCAAAAGGCTGCCATTAATACATCAAATGCTGGAGTTGAAGAGGCAATGAATTGGTTACTTTCACATATGGATGATCCAGGTGTCTTCCTTGAGCTTTTTTTTTCCCTAAATGTGTTAGCCAAGGCTCTTAGTCTATTGCAAGTTAATGTTGGCTGTGAGAAGATATTTAACGCAAGTTCCTTTTTTCACCAGATATTGACGCTCCACTTTCACAAGGTAGTCAAAGAGATGAGGTTTTTATTGATCAGTCAAAGATTGATACTCTAGTTACATTTGGCTTTACAGAAGTACTTGCTCGGAAGGCACTTAAAGCAACTGTAAGCTCTTTTGTATTAACAGGCCATTTTTGTAGCTAATTGACAATACTCAGAAGTGTTACTTTGATGACCCCCGTGATTATTATTCATTCACGAAGTTATTCTTTTGCTTCGTGTAACAATGAATGGGTTTATGTTCTGGTATCACAAGAAAGCCCTCCTTTCTCTACCTTCTTACTTGAAAGTGTTACAGTTAGACTTCTCTCTGCACATAACATACACATATGTATCCATGATACTTAGTTTTCTTATGctatactacctccatcccaaattagatgtccccgttgactttgggcacgtaactttaggtgcattgaccgtctacttccgaaatttatttttttattttttcttttgtaaatgaaaatttcatattttaatttttatttgcaaaaataaaattttaaaaataagtcacgtatctatgcggtcaatgaaccttaaattgtgtgcccaaagtcaacggggccatctaatttgggatggagggagtaagaaACAAGTTAATTATTATGATTGCTTCGAAGATTCTACTTGTACACttatttattatcaaattataaacaatgtcTTTTTAGCAGGCTATGCAAGTCCCTGCTATCTGCTTCCTATATGTGTAACATAAATTGAAGTTGTGTATGTAACTTTGTTTTAATAGTGTGTTAAATTTGATGTCCTTGTCTTTTTCCCTCACAGGGTGGTGACATTGAGAAAGCAACTGACTGGATATTTAGTAATAATTCTACTGGTGCATCTGACATGGATGCTACATCAAGCACAACAAGTGTTGATGCTTCTTTGCCTGATGGTGGAGGAAGTTAGTTTCTCATCCCTTCTTATTCTGATTGTTGCACTCACGGATATGTATTGCAGTATTGCACTTGCAAGCCAAGTACTATTCGGGGAACATAATCTTTATGGCTTCTGTACACTGTAGTATGGCTTTTTAcacgcgcgcgcacacacacacacatatatatattaacctttaattataaatgataataataagtCTAGTAACTGGAGGCTGTTTTGTGATTGTGAGAGCATGATAATACCCCACATATACTTTGTGCTCAACTTAGATGGGCTGCAAACTTCTTATATTTGTGAATATTGTAATGGCTAATCCAAATCATCCTAACTTTGCTAATTCCCAATCTAACTTTTTCAATCTTTATGGCTTTGACCATAAAAGATTAGACATGTTTCTTTGGTTGCTCAAGGAGCTTGTAATCAGTACTGTTGGTAGTCGACATTTGTTACTTCTATCATTTATTTTGCTCTTTACCAGAAGTTTGGGAGAAATTTGTTTATttggacttttttttgtcaggagttTATTTGGACTATTAGTTATACAAGTATATGTGTATCTGCATGTGTATTGTATTGTACAGACTGATAAAAACTGGATCTATGTTTTCGTTGTAAAAAAGAAGATGCattttatgtttagtttcagcGTCCTCTGCGTTGAAAATTTTCAACCTAATTACTAATTTTCTCTTCACCCTTTTCTTAACGTTAGTCTTGGTTGATGTGGTATTGCAGAGTACAGACTAATTGGACTGGTGAGCCACATTGGTACTTCTACCCATTGTGGCCATTATGTTGCTCACATTTACAAAGACGGAAGGTGGGTGATATATAACGATGCAAAAGTTGGGGCTTCCAAAGATCCTCCAAAAGACATGGGGTACTTGTATTTTTATGAGAGAATTGTTTCTTAGATTTTGAAAGgtagaaagtaaaaaaaaaaaatccttagCTCAAGAGTTCACAAAGAAGCAAGTTCGTGTAGCAACCGTGTTTGCTAAAATCATTTGTAAAAGCGTCTTGTAATGTCATCTGGTATGGGGTACGCATACTAGTCTGCTGTTTGATTTAAACTTAGTGACATAGAACTTTGTATCATACTCTTTCAGCGGCATTTTTAAGTAGCTCTCTGTACATGTGGGTACATCGTACATGTGCGAATATTGATATGCAAAATTATGCATGCTTATGTGATCATCTTTTGGGTAAATCAACTTGGAGAATTTATTTCATGAAATTGAACTAGAGTTATCGAGTGTACCGGTTGATGAGAATTGGGAAATTGTGTATACTGTATTTACTAAACATGACCTCCCTGGGTTCTGTTTTCAGGAAAAAGAGGAAACGCGAATATGAGCCTATTATGTGTGGGAGGAAGTAAACTGTACTttagaaagtaaataaattaaaagccgCATAGAAAGCAGTAAAAGAACGCCCAAGGGGAGAATCGGAGCTAGCAAGTAAATTATTAACTTTCAAATTCAGTCTCTTACGGAAACTCACTTTTTGAAGACGTAAGAATTATCGATAATTTGTGtataattgtttttcttttttcatcCGAAGGGTGTGTGTTTCAAGATGAACAGAAAATTGTATGATGACTTGAGGATTATAGATAATTTGTGTATGATTGTTTTTCCTTAATCATCTGAAGGATGTTCGAAGGATGAACAGAAAATTGTATGATCTTTTCTGTTTGGGAAAATAAATTGATACGTCCCTGAACTATCCCATTTTTATTCAATAGGTCCCTGAACAAAAGATTTCGCAAATCGGGTTCTTTAATTTTTCCAATTGTTTGTATCATGTCCTTTCGCTAAGTAGATTCTAACGGACGTTAGAATCTTACTGATGTGGCGACACATCATCagctgattgtatatatattaaaagaaaaatgaaattaaactaaaattaaaaaaacaaatgttTATATCTCTAGATGCACTCGATTCACTCATTTCTTTCGGTTCACAAACATAATTTAAGATTCCATAAAAAGGAATTAGGGTTCTTGTTTAGTAAATTAGATTGGGCAGCTTTTATTACATATTACTCACGCACTACACTACATCTATCATATACTACTATCATCACAAACATTCACGCCATCTATTCTATTCAGAGATATGGAGGCTGAAATCATCCGGTACATTCATCACGTGGCAGGGACTGGGATGTATAGATCAGGCGGAGGAAAGGATGGGAAGAGATGGAGGGATAAGGAAGAGATGGAAGGATAAGGAGTTGTGGTTCAAAAGTAGGGGCTAACGAGTGGTGCATGGCGGCGGCCGCTGCTGTAGTTCTGGTGGAGAAAGGAGGATGGAGAAGTTGCTGGTGTTCCGGCACAGGGCAGAGGTTGCTGGTGTTCTGGGGATATAAACACGGTTGGAAACTCACGTACAAGGCATGTgatttgttttttgattttaatttcagtttattttcttcttttttcaaatGTATGTCCAATTAGCCGGTGATGTGTCGCCATGTCAGCAAGATGCGTCGCCACTTCAACAAGTATCTAACGTCTGTTAGAATCTACTTAAAGTAAGGACCTGATACAAACAATTGGAAAAGTTAAAGGACCCGGTTTGGAGAATCTTTTGTTCAAGAACCTATTGAATAAAAATGGAATAATTCAGGGACGtatcaatttattttccttttttatttttctcggTTTGCTCTACTTATATTCGTGAGAATACTTAGAGGTCGTTTGGTTGACAGGAATTTATGCAGCTATTCAAAATACTTGGGAAGTGATGACCTACCTTATTGTTTGGTTTACCAAATACACGTGAAATACAGTTCATCAGGAAGTTCTAATACCTACATTATACAGGAAGTAACTTACCCACTCCCCCCTTGGTAAGTCACATTTCCTGCATTCACTtagatttaatttatatgtaatatacAAGTAAAAATACATAtcctatattaaaataataaagtaatatatttaataattataattagttaaattttaattattatatttatattatatcctaatatattattatgcttacacacaataataataataataataataataataataataataataataataatttattattatatttattattattattatttattatatcctgataaattattatgtttatgcataataataataataattagttaactagatttaatttattattattattattatgtttaacTGAGAATATTATTGTTGAATTATACTTCTTCGCCctataaaaatatagaatatgtttttttagtttaacaaaaaaatgttgagaaaattaaaacgtgttaataatatttttgtcagaactttataaatataatctaatgtaGAGTGAGGAATAAGTTTAAATAATtagtttgtttaatatttttatatacaaatttttatataaaatatgtcgtagacaaatattataataaaaggaGGAATATAGAGAATTTTGTAATAAACAAAAGGatacaataattatttaaaatgtgttaaataataaatttataatttagttaaaaaaatatgatggaGGAAGTACAAAATGCCCTTTCTGTCAACCAAACAAGTTTGCTGGACTTCCCATATAGTTTCAGTGGAGGGGAAGTATAActttcttagagcatctccaagggaaaTAGCTATAACTGTTAgctaaaaatgtaaatataaatgattaggtaaaaatttgctgaacctgtaagctTTTTGCTCCAGCGGTGTTAGTTATAATGGttagctatattttaaaattttgttattttcacattctaataattatatttttaaataataattacttattgTGAATAAGTTTCTTGAATGACTTTCTTATAAATacagttaaataaatattttatataaatataataaataaattattttctgaatttattctaattaattgaaatgatattatcatttaaaaatctattatttgactattttcatattttaatagcTAAATTTCACATAGTAGTTATgtattgtaaataaaattaataaataaattattttctgaatTTAATCAAGTGAAGCTTTTATACaagaatatatgttatttaattaattaaaattttattttaattttataaatttaaaaattaggtaCCAACAAGTGTGTACACGTGGTGTAAATTTTACGctaattttttaatacaaatatatatttaattatgataaataaaataatattatatgacCGACTTATATGTTTTCACCTTTTATTCTTGTTTTgaaataaacttttttattttttagataagttaacatataaaattaatttcatataaaaaaaatacattttcatATAGCTCAAAATtgatgtaaattttaaaaatgagaaatatatattgtatctaaatatatatatatatatatatatatatatatatataatatttttcttataacttCAAAaggttataattatatttactttattaacttaataactaaatttattaaaatacacatttaaatttaaaataaaatttaaatataaaactaaactagtaatatacttaatataattattaaatataagaatttatgtATAAGTTTGTGAGGAAGCTGACGTGGATGTAATATAGATGACGTCCCTTCATTCAGCAAATGTAACGTATTTGTTTTGCGGTAGGTAAAAAAATACCTAACAGGTGAGCCCGTTGGAGTGACCCATTTTTGGAGTTATTAGGTATATAGCATGCCAGCTAGATAATATAGCTAACAGATGCacagggttggagatgctcttaggtaACTTACTTCCCCCATTCAACCAAACAagcacttagagcatctccaacgctaAAGATGAAACTGTTAGCTAAAAACATCATCagctaaaaaaaatttgagcTTGTAAAGAATTTTGCTCCAATGGGTATTAGCTAAAACCATTagttatattcaaaatattattttaaatgttaattataaatatacaataaaataatttatttagtttttattctatgttattgaaaaaataataatatctttaataGATAAtgatcaattataatatttaacatttttatattattatattataattttaaaaaatttgattgaaaataaagtAACATTTTcacataacaatattatttgtaaaaaaaataaataatacatctatacttgcaataataataataataccttaaatatttcaatttaaatattataaaaatgatttaggTAGAATGTTATAtgctttaaataaaaataaaataaaatttagaagggTAAGAATAAAAGTTAGTGTTAAAGATTTTAAGCTAATTATCTTTTGATAAAACGGGTTTGaaagaattaaaataagaagttaattaattttttatttaatacagatgaaaataaaaaatataactaataaaaacatatatactgatactattataataataaaaacttaaaaaaactaattaacaaaaattacttgtatcatgtaaaacatttactaattttctttgttaaaaattcataattaacgttaaataactatataagttattatattagttttattatattatttttattatattatttatttgttataaatatttttacactTAACAATACAttagattaaattataaaattaaaaagttatacaaatatatataatagaattataatattataatacatatataatataatatagacatATAGGTTGGAgcaagtttaaatttttttgagttaaattttaaaaaaaatggcgTGGATATGATATAGATGACAGACTTTGGTTCAGCAAATGTAGCGTGCTTAATTTTCGGCATCTAAAAATATTGCTAACAGGCCTCTGCGTTGGAgtgatgttttttttacatattaggTTTATGTGCTGACACATAGATTTTAAAGCTAACAGGCGACgtgcgttggagatgctcttacaggtTAGTTCTACcgcttaaaagaagtgaaaatTACCGGTGAAAAGTTGAAATAAGTGTTaagattcaattttttttttatatttacaagttatcgagtataattttttttaaaataataataaaacctTGATCGACTTTTAACCTCGAGACTTTAACAAAATCGAATcaaaatctatagttggtacTTAGTAAAAAATGTCCAGCCCAATACAAAGcccaaaataaatcaaaatcgtTACCAAGCCCCACCCTATATATATTACACTAACCATTTTCTAGGGTTTAGAGAGCCACAAAACAGAGAGAGTGAGCGGCGCTAACAAACCCCCAAAATGGTGAAGTTTCTCAAGCCCAACAAAGCCGTCATCGTCCTCAATGGCCGTTTCGCCGGCCGTAAAGCCGTCATCATCCGCGCCTTCGACGAAGGCACTCGTGACCGCCCCTACGGCCACTGCCTTGTCGCCGGCATCTCAAAGTACCCCAAGAAGGTCATCCGCAAGGACTCCGCGAAAAAGACGGCGAAAAAGTCGCGCGTGAAGGCTTTCATCAAGCTGGTGAACTACAATCACATCATGCCGACGAGGTACACTCTGGACGTGGATCTGAAGGATGTGGTGACGGCGGATTGTCTGCAGTCGAGGGATAAGAAGGTGACTGCAGCCAAGGCCACCAAGGCCAAGCTCGAGGAGAGGTTCAAGACCGGGAAAAACCGCTGGTTCTTTACTAAGCTTAggttttaaatttcaatttctgTTTTGTTTCGTGCTGGATTTTAAGTTCTATTGGATGATGCTGCGTAATGTTTGGATTGAAATGTTATTGGAGTTTTGGATTCGTTTCGTAAGATATGCTAATATATCTATGT of Daucus carota subsp. sativus chromosome 3, DH1 v3.0, whole genome shotgun sequence contains these proteins:
- the LOC108214329 gene encoding large ribosomal subunit protein eL27x — translated: MVKFLKPNKAVIVLNGRFAGRKAVIIRAFDEGTRDRPYGHCLVAGISKYPKKVIRKDSAKKTAKKSRVKAFIKLVNYNHIMPTRYTLDVDLKDVVTADCLQSRDKKVTAAKATKAKLEERFKTGKNRWFFTKLRF